From the Leptolyngbya sp. O-77 genome, one window contains:
- a CDS encoding DUF1517 domain-containing protein, whose protein sequence is MQQNRNLRALLLTIALLLVVSVAFLYSVSRPHPRYAHSQVLHPPALSQVESSGSGLRAEALMEGAVAGGRARGGGFGSSPAPSAPRPMPRSPSSGGYYPTPIPGPVFVPIPDYGYRPSPTVVVPVGGGGFDLGFVFILAIVGFALLPVVLNYVRSGASGSSTTAAPAGSTSELYNDIVTVSQIQIGLLAGARDLQRDLNALAKQANWGNQESLSDLLRETVLALLRSPEYWTHVRATSQTVKSREAGSRLFEQLSLAERSKLSAETLVNIGGRVRQQPAAQSNDSDPAAYIVVTLLVGTADDRPLFSEIRSTEALAAALRRLGSLPPSYLLIYELLWAPQDESSSLSRDELVASYPDLMQI, encoded by the coding sequence ATGCAGCAGAATCGTAATCTGCGTGCCCTATTATTGACAATTGCCCTGCTTTTGGTCGTTAGTGTCGCCTTTCTCTACAGCGTTAGCCGTCCCCATCCGCGCTATGCCCACAGTCAAGTCCTCCATCCGCCTGCGCTGAGTCAGGTGGAATCGAGCGGGTCAGGGTTGAGAGCGGAAGCACTCATGGAAGGAGCGGTGGCAGGTGGACGGGCCCGGGGTGGCGGGTTTGGGTCGTCGCCTGCGCCGTCTGCGCCTCGCCCCATGCCGCGATCGCCCTCTAGCGGGGGCTACTATCCCACGCCCATTCCGGGGCCCGTGTTCGTGCCTATTCCCGACTATGGCTATCGCCCATCGCCAACGGTGGTCGTGCCTGTGGGCGGCGGCGGGTTTGACTTGGGCTTTGTGTTTATTCTGGCGATCGTCGGATTTGCCCTGCTGCCTGTGGTGTTGAACTATGTGCGGTCAGGGGCGAGCGGCAGCAGCACGACGGCCGCGCCTGCGGGATCGACCAGCGAACTGTACAACGACATTGTCACCGTGTCCCAAATTCAAATCGGGCTACTGGCAGGGGCACGGGACTTGCAGCGAGACCTCAATGCGCTGGCGAAACAGGCCAACTGGGGCAATCAGGAGAGCTTGTCAGATCTGCTGCGAGAAACGGTGCTGGCGTTGCTGCGATCGCCCGAATATTGGACGCACGTTCGCGCCACGTCGCAAACAGTCAAGAGCCGGGAAGCCGGGTCACGCCTGTTTGAGCAACTTTCGCTGGCTGAGCGCAGCAAACTGAGCGCCGAAACGCTGGTGAACATTGGCGGGCGCGTGCGCCAGCAGCCCGCAGCCCAGTCGAACGACAGCGACCCAGCGGCCTATATCGTGGTGACGCTGCTGGTAGGCACCGCAGACGATCGCCCCCTGTTTAGCGAAATTCGCTCAACCGAGGCGCTAGCGGCTGCACTGCGCCGCCTGGGCAGCCTGCCGCCCAGCTATCTGCTGATTTACGAGTTGCTATGGGCCCCACAGGACGAGTCTTCTAGTCTCAGCCGCGATGAACTTGTGGCTAGCTATCCCGATCTGATGCAGATTTAG
- a CDS encoding RNA recognition motif domain-containing protein: MTIYVGNLSFQATEEDLREVFAEYGKVSRVSLPTDRETGRKRGFAFVEMEDEEQEDKAIADLDGAEWLGREIRVNKAKPREGGGGGGGRPRNGGM; the protein is encoded by the coding sequence GTGACTATTTACGTTGGAAACCTGTCTTTTCAGGCTACCGAAGAAGATTTGCGTGAAGTGTTTGCTGAGTATGGGAAGGTGAGTCGCGTTAGCTTGCCAACCGACCGCGAAACTGGCAGAAAAAGAGGTTTTGCCTTTGTAGAAATGGAAGACGAGGAGCAGGAAGACAAAGCGATCGCCGATCTGGACGGTGCTGAGTGGCTCGGTCGTGAGATTCGAGTCAACAAGGCCAAGCCTCGCGAAGGCGGCGGTGGCGGTGGCGGACGACCCCGCAACGGTGGAATGTAG
- a CDS encoding YcjF family protein, translated as MTRSRLLLIILALLIGLGFALWLVTSLTQLYTQLAAVSAALANLVVGSVVALLVGLLVALGYYAYLFLRPAKTVRSHVKVPLDRTEAAEVNLQAVQQQVEQIQDEVTRQALIDRSREIAQNMARGEFRVVVFGTGSAGKTSLVNAILGLGVGDVGPAMGTTTQEKTARFLLRGVDREIWITDTPGILEAGIAGTAREQQARQLAAEADLLLFVIDSDLRRSEYDPLRSLSSMGKRSILVLNKADLYSEADLQAILQQLRDRPPVGAVACRYRSGGARPQPFTLPNGERVQPQPAILPLLRRLSSVLREEGEDLIADNILLQSQQLGDEARQILDQQRLRQAEQVVERFQWIGAGVVSITPLPMVDLLAAAAVNAQMVVELGRVYGCEMNIDQGKELARSLAKTLVSLGVVRGAVEIFSLALQTNAGTFVIGRAIQGATAAYLTRIAGKSFIEYFRRNQDWGDGGISEVVQEQFQLNRRDEFMKGFLKEAIARVVEPLQSK; from the coding sequence ATGACGCGATCGCGCTTGTTGCTCATTATTCTTGCCCTGTTGATAGGGCTGGGGTTTGCGCTGTGGCTGGTCACTTCGCTGACGCAGCTTTACACTCAGCTTGCGGCAGTGTCGGCGGCGTTGGCAAACCTGGTGGTAGGGAGCGTGGTAGCGCTGCTGGTGGGGCTGTTGGTAGCGTTGGGCTATTACGCTTACCTATTCTTGCGGCCGGCAAAAACGGTGCGATCGCACGTCAAAGTGCCCCTCGACCGCACCGAAGCTGCCGAAGTAAACCTGCAAGCCGTGCAGCAACAAGTCGAGCAGATTCAGGATGAGGTGACTCGTCAAGCGCTCATCGACCGCTCTCGCGAAATCGCGCAAAACATGGCGAGAGGCGAGTTTCGGGTGGTGGTCTTTGGTACGGGATCTGCGGGCAAAACGTCGCTGGTCAACGCAATTTTGGGGCTGGGCGTGGGGGATGTCGGGCCCGCAATGGGCACCACAACCCAGGAAAAGACGGCTCGATTTTTGCTGCGGGGGGTCGATCGAGAAATTTGGATTACCGACACCCCAGGCATTTTGGAAGCAGGCATCGCGGGCACGGCGCGGGAGCAACAGGCGCGACAACTAGCCGCCGAGGCCGACCTGCTGCTGTTTGTGATTGATAGCGACCTGCGCCGTTCGGAATATGACCCGCTGCGATCGCTCTCCAGCATGGGCAAGCGGTCGATCCTGGTGTTGAATAAGGCAGATTTGTACAGCGAGGCAGATTTGCAGGCGATTTTGCAGCAGTTGCGCGATCGCCCTCCAGTCGGTGCTGTCGCCTGCCGATATCGTAGCGGTGGCGCCAGACCGCAACCGTTTACCCTGCCCAACGGCGAACGAGTGCAGCCCCAGCCTGCTATTTTGCCACTGCTGCGTCGCCTGTCGTCTGTGCTGCGCGAAGAGGGTGAAGACCTGATTGCCGACAATATCCTGCTGCAATCTCAGCAGTTGGGCGACGAAGCCCGCCAGATTCTCGACCAGCAGCGGTTGCGTCAGGCAGAACAAGTGGTAGAACGCTTCCAGTGGATTGGCGCAGGAGTCGTTTCGATCACGCCGCTGCCGATGGTGGATTTGCTCGCTGCTGCCGCCGTCAACGCGCAAATGGTGGTGGAACTGGGTCGGGTCTACGGCTGCGAGATGAACATCGACCAGGGTAAAGAACTCGCGCGATCGCTCGCCAAAACCCTCGTTAGCCTGGGCGTGGTGCGGGGCGCAGTGGAAATTTTTTCGCTGGCGCTGCAAACCAATGCTGGAACGTTTGTCATCGGCCGCGCCATCCAGGGAGCCACCGCCGCCTACCTAACGCGCATCGCAGGCAAAAGCTTTATCGAATACTTCCGTCGCAACCAGGACTGGGGCGACGGCGGCATTAGCGAAGTCGTGCAGGAACAGTTTCAGCTCAACCGCCGCGACGAATTCATGAAAGGCTTTCTCAAAGAGGCGATCGCCCGCGTAGTGGAGCCGCTGCAAAGCAAATAG
- a CDS encoding ATP-binding cassette domain-containing protein: protein MNGAGKTTLLKLLTRFYDVESGEITIDGIPLTAFDLEDLRRNVGVVFQDFSRYHLSVQDNIGFGDLRHRDDLTQIERAAQNAGATGVIATLDRGYETILGKTFSDSAELSGGQWQKLGLARAFMTPAQVLILDEPTAALDAIAEYDLFQRFRQLTQDKMTFLVSHRFSTVRMADRIVVLEHGQIAELGSHEELIALGGKYAEMFRLQASSYAGVGE from the coding sequence ATGAATGGCGCGGGTAAAACAACGCTGCTGAAGCTGCTGACCCGCTTTTATGATGTGGAGTCAGGAGAAATCACGATTGATGGCATTCCGCTGACTGCCTTCGACCTGGAAGATTTGCGGCGCAATGTGGGCGTAGTGTTTCAGGATTTTTCACGCTATCACCTAAGCGTGCAAGACAATATCGGCTTTGGCGACCTGCGCCACCGCGATGACCTGACGCAGATCGAACGAGCGGCCCAAAACGCAGGCGCGACTGGGGTAATCGCCACCCTCGACCGGGGCTATGAAACGATTTTGGGTAAAACTTTTTCTGACAGTGCGGAGCTTTCGGGCGGGCAGTGGCAAAAGCTGGGGCTGGCGCGAGCGTTTATGACTCCTGCCCAAGTGCTGATTCTGGACGAGCCGACGGCGGCGCTGGATGCGATCGCCGAATACGATCTCTTCCAGCGTTTCCGACAGCTCACGCAGGACAAAATGACCTTCCTGGTCAGTCATCGCTTTTCTACCGTTCGCATGGCCGATCGCATCGTGGTGCTGGAGCATGGGCAAATCGCGGAACTGGGCAGCCATGAGGAGCTAATAGCGCTCGGCGGGAAATATGCTGAGATGTTTCGGCTGCAAGCGTCGAGCTACGCGGGCGTTGGGGAGTGA
- a CDS encoding ABC transporter transmembrane domain-containing protein, translating into MSKRTKFLSRNPEKPSPRDRFWAVLANTPRLVHLVWQAAPRLLLLQLGITLSNALIPVAQLYISKLIVDQVVLELSQPGVDWTVLGRLVGLGLGITLAQVGFNQAETYTTQVLNDRFTLYANQILLKQAIRLDLAHYELPEFYDTLNRAQQSGSAYPVRVFETLIDLAGQAITFTGLLSLLVAFNPLLLGLLLLTSMPALWVGIRFSGVRFWLKRRQTQSGRLADYLQQVLTTQEFVKEVRLFNLGDYLLRQWQDIRLQFNREMAEVLARNAWLRVGVGLIANLGFYAAYAWVIVRTVQGAISLGDLTMYSGAFQQAQGLIQGILFQIALIYEFNLYVSQYFEFLNLKPEVVSPSQPIAFPNPMRRGLELREVSFRYPGASEPTLHHINLTVKPGGEYCAGGG; encoded by the coding sequence ATGTCAAAACGTACCAAGTTCCTCTCCCGCAACCCCGAAAAACCTTCTCCGCGCGATCGCTTTTGGGCCGTCCTGGCAAACACGCCCCGCCTCGTCCACCTCGTCTGGCAAGCGGCACCCCGGTTGCTACTGCTGCAACTGGGGATCACGCTGAGCAACGCCCTCATTCCCGTCGCCCAGCTCTATATCAGCAAGCTCATCGTCGATCAGGTGGTCTTGGAGCTATCGCAGCCCGGAGTCGATTGGACGGTTTTAGGTCGCTTGGTCGGGTTGGGGCTGGGCATTACGCTGGCGCAAGTTGGTTTTAATCAAGCTGAGACCTACACCACCCAGGTTTTGAATGACCGCTTCACGCTGTATGCCAACCAAATCTTGCTAAAACAGGCAATTCGGCTCGATCTGGCCCACTACGAACTGCCAGAGTTTTATGACACGCTGAACCGCGCCCAGCAGAGCGGCAGTGCCTACCCCGTGCGGGTATTTGAAACGCTGATTGACCTGGCGGGTCAAGCCATTACCTTTACGGGCCTGCTGTCGCTGCTGGTGGCGTTTAATCCGCTGCTGCTGGGGCTGCTGCTGCTAACCTCGATGCCCGCGCTTTGGGTCGGCATTCGCTTTTCGGGGGTGCGCTTTTGGCTGAAACGCCGCCAGACCCAGAGCGGCCGTCTGGCGGACTATTTGCAGCAGGTGTTGACCACGCAGGAATTTGTCAAAGAGGTGCGCCTGTTTAACCTGGGCGATTATCTGCTGCGTCAGTGGCAAGACATTCGCCTCCAGTTCAACCGGGAAATGGCCGAAGTGCTGGCGCGAAATGCGTGGCTCCGCGTCGGCGTAGGGCTGATTGCAAATTTGGGCTTTTACGCCGCCTACGCCTGGGTCATTGTGCGGACGGTTCAGGGGGCGATTTCTCTGGGCGATTTGACTATGTATTCTGGCGCGTTTCAGCAGGCGCAGGGCTTGATCCAGGGCATCTTGTTTCAGATCGCATTGATTTATGAATTTAATCTATATGTGTCCCAGTATTTTGAATTTCTGAACCTAAAACCTGAGGTTGTGAGTCCATCGCAACCGATCGCCTTCCCTAATCCGATGCGGCGGGGGCTGGAACTGCGGGAGGTCAGCTTTCGCTATCCCGGCGCGAGTGAACCCACGCTGCACCATATCAACCTGACGGTGAAACCGGGGGGAGAGTATTGCGCTGGTGGGGGATGA
- a CDS encoding septal ring lytic transglycosylase RlpA family protein has product MSQKLWSGLTTAAFLLTALAPVSAAFADVQTDSASEGDEVPQAKVPSLDASTEPGLPAPLSASAGQASETDTVPSGAISETLPTNRIAAALGEVRKVGEYQDQEETDIAEDLTVTIIPHEVNNRSSATLRIQSIPVFTFLGAVTQPDPPSAPATIAPGGTGELAAADDESETVKRPTPPEVDASAVVPGQPESSPGETAESSADPMQRAGAIAARLRQIHRDGTSAETITVRWDAQRERYVIQVGSEELIEMNADIILPDTTRNPAEDALQATNRLRRLLGSAPPLQDIQDRPRPAVRVSVSPANRAGSTRVASGIASWYGPGFHGNRSASGEVFNQNAMTAAHRYLPFGTQVRVTNLNTGQSVVVRINDRGPFSRGRVIDLSAGAARAIGMIGSGIAPVSLEVIGRSQTASR; this is encoded by the coding sequence ATGTCTCAGAAACTTTGGAGCGGCCTCACGACTGCCGCCTTCCTGCTTACCGCTCTAGCGCCTGTCTCGGCTGCATTTGCAGACGTACAGACAGACTCTGCTAGCGAGGGTGACGAGGTTCCCCAAGCAAAGGTTCCCTCTCTGGATGCCTCGACCGAGCCAGGTTTACCTGCACCACTGTCAGCATCCGCAGGTCAAGCCTCGGAAACAGATACAGTCCCGTCGGGAGCCATTTCGGAAACCCTGCCGACCAATCGGATTGCTGCCGCCCTTGGCGAAGTCCGCAAGGTGGGCGAGTATCAAGACCAGGAAGAAACAGATATCGCTGAAGACCTGACGGTCACCATCATTCCGCATGAGGTGAACAACCGCTCATCAGCCACGCTCCGTATTCAGAGCATCCCTGTCTTCACGTTTTTGGGTGCCGTCACCCAGCCAGATCCTCCGTCTGCTCCTGCAACGATCGCCCCTGGTGGCACAGGTGAGCTTGCCGCAGCCGATGACGAATCGGAAACGGTCAAGCGACCAACGCCGCCCGAAGTAGATGCGTCTGCGGTAGTGCCTGGACAGCCAGAGTCAAGTCCCGGTGAAACTGCGGAATCTTCTGCTGATCCGATGCAGCGAGCTGGGGCGATCGCGGCTCGATTGCGCCAGATCCACCGAGATGGCACCAGCGCCGAAACGATTACCGTCCGCTGGGATGCTCAGCGTGAGCGCTACGTCATCCAGGTTGGCAGTGAAGAGCTAATCGAGATGAACGCCGACATCATCTTGCCGGACACCACGCGCAACCCAGCCGAAGACGCGCTGCAAGCCACCAATCGTCTTCGTCGCTTGTTGGGAAGCGCCCCACCGCTGCAAGATATCCAAGATCGTCCCCGTCCTGCGGTCCGAGTGTCGGTGTCTCCTGCGAACCGAGCAGGCAGTACGAGAGTTGCATCAGGGATTGCATCCTGGTACGGCCCCGGATTCCACGGCAACCGCAGCGCCAGCGGTGAAGTGTTTAACCAAAACGCCATGACCGCTGCCCATCGCTATCTGCCCTTTGGAACCCAGGTGCGCGTGACCAACCTCAACACCGGACAATCGGTGGTGGTTCGCATCAACGATCGGGGCCCATTCTCACGGGGTCGAGTGATTGACCTATCGGCGGGGGCTGCCCGCGCCATCGGCATGATCGGTAGCGGCATCGCACCTGTCAGTCTGGAGGTTATCGGTCGCAGCCAAACGGCATCGCGCTAA